In one window of Arachis ipaensis cultivar K30076 chromosome B06, Araip1.1, whole genome shotgun sequence DNA:
- the LOC107604899 gene encoding syntaxin-22 has product MISSLSLFSCHFPFPNSSNFKLIHNSNLLTIFISFFFFAFIITLLFSFSSSAMSFQDIQGGPNAAVRRSQSPSQVIAAGIFQINTSVATFRRLVDSLGTVKDTPDHRQKLHNTRQRILKLVKDISAKLKSLSESDRHASGANANKKIEDAKLARDFQTTLQEFQKVQQLASERESTYTPTTAPPPSFPTSSGSGEESGERDQESQPFMREQRRQEVLLLDNEISFNEAMIEEREQGIREVEEQIGQANDIFKDLAVLVHDQGVVIDDIQSNIDNSAGATTQARVQLAKASKSVKSRTSWCWWVLVIFVVIVVIVLVVLII; this is encoded by the exons ATGATCTCCTCACTCTCGCTCTTCAGCTGCCACTTCCCATTTCCCAATTCGTCCAACTTCAAACTCATTCACAACTCAAACCTTCTAACCATTTtcatttcctttttcttttttgcctTCATCATCACCCTCctattctctttttcttcttcagcaaTGAGTTTCCAAGATATCCAAGGCGGCCCTAACGCAGCCGTGCGAAGAAGCCAGTCTCCGTCGCAGGTCATCGCCGCCGGAATCTTCCAGATCAACACTTCCGTCGCCACTTTCCGCCGCCTCGTTGATTCTCTTGGAACCGTTAAAGACACTCCCGACCACCGCCAGAAGCT gcACAACACGAGACAGAGGATATTGAAGCTGGTGAAGGATATTTCTGCTAAGCTCAAGTCGTTGAGTGAATCTGATCGCCATGCTTCTGGTGCCAAT GCTAACAAGAAAATTGAAGATGCTAAGCTAGCAAGAGATTTCCAAACCACATTGCAGGAATTCCAGAAAGTGCAGCAGCTTGCATCCGAGCGCGAATCGACTTACACCCCTACTACTGCCCCTCCGCCTTCTTTTCCAACAAG CTCTGGCTCTGGTGAAGAATCCGGTGAGAGAGACCAGGAAAGCCAACCTTTTATGAGGGAGCAAAGAAG GCAAGAGGTACTTCTCTTGGATAATGAAATCTCCTTCAATGAGGCCATGATTGAAGAAAGAGAACAGGGTATTAGAGAGGTAGAAGAACAAATCGGACAAGCAAATGACATATTCAAGGACCTGGCTGTTCTTGTTCATGACCAAGGGGTTGTTATTG ATGACATTCAATCGAACATCGATAATTCTGCTGGTGCAACAACCCAAGCGAGAGTTCAGTTAGCAAAAGCTTCCAAAAGTGTGAAATCTAGAACCTCATGG TGTTGGTGGGTGCTTGTAATTTTTGTGGTGATTGTGGTGATCGTACTTGTTGTACTGATTATTTAG